In Nitrosophilus labii, the following proteins share a genomic window:
- a CDS encoding TIGR00282 family metallophosphoesterase: MKIGFIGDIIGKPGRKMVARHLKEIREKEGLDFVIANYENASHGFGLTEKNAKELFRCGIDLMTGGNHTWDKKDIFALLDSYPILRPVNYPEGVPGRGMEVVEVKEEKLAIVNLMGYYSMPMVDNPFITIKRVVEKLHEDGVKNIFIDMHAEATSEKRALLMMLKNSVSAIAGTHTHVGSDDLQIFHDVGYITDVGLTGCRDNVIGMEKSVPIKRFLTGLPGRFDVPDKCKKIFQMVIFEIEDGKCKDAYKVKAYDEEEYFVSQRAFKEE, encoded by the coding sequence ATGAAGATAGGTTTTATTGGAGATATCATAGGAAAACCCGGCAGAAAGATGGTAGCAAGACACCTAAAAGAGATAAGAGAGAAAGAAGGACTTGATTTTGTTATTGCAAATTATGAAAATGCAAGTCACGGTTTTGGTCTGACTGAGAAAAACGCCAAAGAGCTTTTTAGGTGCGGTATCGATTTGATGACAGGAGGAAATCATACCTGGGATAAAAAGGATATTTTTGCTCTTTTAGATAGCTATCCCATACTTAGGCCCGTTAATTACCCTGAAGGGGTTCCCGGACGCGGGATGGAAGTTGTAGAGGTAAAAGAAGAAAAACTTGCGATTGTAAATCTTATGGGATACTACTCCATGCCGATGGTTGATAATCCTTTTATAACAATAAAGAGAGTTGTTGAAAAGCTTCATGAAGATGGGGTAAAAAACATATTTATTGATATGCACGCAGAAGCAACCAGCGAAAAAAGAGCTCTTTTAATGATGCTAAAAAATAGTGTCAGTGCCATAGCCGGGACACATACCCATGTGGGAAGCGATGATTTGCAAATTTTTCATGATGTTGGTTATATTACTGATGTGGGACTTACGGGCTGTAGAGACAATGTGATAGGGATGGAGAAGAGTGTGCCTATAAAGAGGTTTTTAACAGGACTTCCAGGACGATTCGATGTGCCTGATAAGTGCAAAAAGATATTTCAGATGGTGATTTTTGAGATAGAAGATGGAAAATGCAAGGATGCTTATAAAGTGAAAGCCTACGATGAAGAGGAGTATTTTGTTTCGCAAAGGGCGTTTAAAGAAGAGTAA
- the ccoS gene encoding cbb3-type cytochrome oxidase assembly protein CcoS has product MSAGIIAMMLGVSTLLGALGLAALLWGLRTGQFDDTSKFLDVARFDGEEELKDAIMMEEKRKKALEKRRKDKRIMPD; this is encoded by the coding sequence ATGAGTGCCGGTATAATAGCTATGATGTTGGGTGTTTCGACGCTTCTTGGTGCTTTAGGATTGGCGGCTTTGTTGTGGGGACTAAGAACAGGACAGTTCGACGACACATCTAAGTTTTTGGACGTCGCTAGATTTGATGGAGAAGAAGAACTAAAAGATGCCATTATGATGGAAGAGAAGAGAAAAAAAGCTTTAGAAAAGAGAAGAAAAGATAAAAGGATAATGCCGGATTGA
- a CDS encoding 3-methyladenine DNA glycosylase: MIENSFELLKRLKELGFLKDERDPYWWPNSGTFEVVVGAILTQNTRWEKVEEALLNLKNYMNDIELEKLAQIDQKLLSTLIKPAGFYNTKAFRLKKLSQNILNEFGSFEIFQKRVSRYWLLNQKGIGKETADSILNYACYKDFMVVDSYTARILGITGYEFSEYDDIADFLTEGVFQNLDEIYELYNKEIPLNQIYARFHGKIVDFCKEYFKGKQREDKVKKLLFT, translated from the coding sequence ATGATAGAAAACAGTTTTGAACTGTTAAAAAGATTAAAAGAGCTTGGATTTTTAAAAGATGAAAGAGATCCTTACTGGTGGCCTAACAGTGGAACGTTTGAGGTTGTGGTAGGGGCTATTTTGACTCAAAATACAAGATGGGAAAAAGTTGAAGAGGCTCTTTTAAATCTAAAAAATTATATGAACGATATAGAGCTTGAAAAGCTAGCCCAGATTGATCAAAAACTGCTCTCTACTCTTATAAAACCGGCCGGTTTTTACAATACAAAAGCTTTTAGACTAAAAAAACTATCACAAAATATTTTGAATGAGTTTGGAAGTTTTGAAATTTTTCAAAAGAGGGTCAGCAGATACTGGCTTTTAAATCAAAAGGGAATAGGCAAAGAGACAGCCGATTCTATACTCAATTATGCCTGTTATAAAGATTTTATGGTGGTTGACAGCTATACTGCCAGGATACTCGGTATTACAGGATATGAGTTTAGCGAGTATGATGATATTGCTGATTTCTTAACGGAAGGGGTTTTTCAAAATTTAGACGAAATCTATGAGCTTTACAATAAAGAGATACCCTTAAATCAAATATATGCAAGATTTCATGGCAAAATTGTAGATTTTTGCAAAGAGTATTTTAAGGGAAAACAAAGGGAAGATAAAGTTAAAAAACTACTTTTTACCTAA
- a CDS encoding STT3 domain-containing protein, whose product MFSNKEENISKKEIIVFIVLAFIFSITVRFYWYYWASGIDGFYWNNQIMINTNDGYFFASGAQKELFGMHQFNPLVPGFWDRGLVFITTILAKVLPFSLDTIILFISAFFSSFIVIPLVLLGRLYGNSWIGFFAALLGSIVWSYYNRTMIGYYDTDMFSVSILMFVFYFLVASIKRKNYYDTFWAAVVSAIYPFFYIPGQNVLYGLIIAYTIYLAIFHRRDSFFYPSLIVLYISLFPLFFIFKLILVIVSFIVLKKEFISKQYEKYIAFGVIAIFFLWSDALLRIWQKIDAYFFKHGTENQGLHFFKVMQTVREASSIPFETLANRISGHVATFLLAMVGYIVLLFKERSFWISLVLVGLGLFAITGGLRFTIYAVPFLAFSLVYLFWFMFYKIEKNIFRYLLVGVLTFFTLLPNILHVVDYKVPTVFTKKEVADLNRLKNIGSSKDFVLTWWDYGYPIWYYADKCTLIDGGKHNHDNFIVSTILSTNSQLQAARLARISVETYVKQVEWYKRYKEEGLDLSEIPEEFIFQKKGRKSFVANPGFPVADVIFQNGKKSQIDPNDFLEELKYGDVKLPKKTREIYIYLPLRMMEIFSTVKLFSSIDLKTGKKTSSPFMFYSERFKDTKDLLIFERGVALDKKSGVLLIGKQKVPIKDFFTVGFTKDGKVVKQKQSLRKNAPLSVISLSSYQSFLIVDDEMLNSLYIQMFVFDNYDKDLFEPIVISPWSKIYRVKI is encoded by the coding sequence GTGTTTAGTAACAAGGAAGAGAATATATCAAAAAAAGAGATTATTGTTTTTATAGTTTTAGCTTTTATTTTCTCTATAACCGTTCGTTTTTATTGGTACTATTGGGCATCGGGAATAGATGGGTTTTACTGGAACAATCAGATTATGATAAATACCAATGACGGTTACTTTTTTGCTAGCGGCGCTCAAAAAGAGCTATTTGGGATGCATCAGTTTAATCCGTTAGTCCCAGGCTTTTGGGATAGGGGGCTTGTTTTTATAACCACTATTTTAGCTAAGGTTTTACCCTTTTCTCTAGATACGATAATCCTTTTTATATCCGCTTTTTTTTCTAGTTTTATAGTAATTCCTCTTGTTTTATTGGGACGGCTTTACGGTAATAGTTGGATCGGTTTTTTTGCTGCACTTTTAGGCTCTATAGTTTGGAGTTATTACAACAGGACCATGATAGGCTACTACGATACGGATATGTTTAGCGTATCGATTTTGATGTTCGTGTTTTACTTTTTAGTTGCTTCTATAAAGAGAAAAAACTATTATGATACCTTTTGGGCTGCTGTTGTTAGTGCTATATATCCTTTTTTTTATATTCCTGGACAGAACGTTTTATACGGACTTATCATAGCATATACTATCTATTTGGCAATTTTTCATAGAAGAGACTCCTTTTTCTATCCGTCGCTAATTGTACTTTATATTTCGCTTTTTCCTCTATTTTTTATTTTTAAACTCATATTGGTAATAGTTTCATTTATAGTGTTGAAAAAAGAGTTTATCTCAAAACAGTATGAGAAGTATATAGCTTTTGGAGTTATTGCTATATTTTTCCTTTGGAGTGATGCGCTTTTAAGGATCTGGCAAAAGATTGACGCATATTTTTTCAAACACGGAACGGAAAATCAGGGTTTACACTTTTTTAAGGTTATGCAAACCGTCAGAGAAGCCTCCTCGATACCATTTGAGACTCTCGCAAACAGGATAAGCGGCCATGTAGCCACCTTTTTGCTTGCAATGGTAGGATATATCGTACTTTTATTTAAAGAGAGAAGTTTTTGGATAAGCTTGGTTTTGGTAGGACTTGGACTTTTTGCTATAACGGGGGGACTTAGATTTACCATTTACGCCGTACCATTTTTGGCTTTTTCTTTGGTATATCTTTTTTGGTTCATGTTCTATAAAATAGAAAAAAATATTTTTAGATATCTACTTGTTGGTGTCTTGACTTTTTTTACGCTACTACCTAATATCCTCCACGTTGTGGATTATAAAGTCCCTACCGTTTTTACGAAAAAAGAGGTTGCAGACCTTAATAGACTTAAAAATATAGGTTCATCTAAAGATTTTGTGCTAACCTGGTGGGATTACGGCTATCCCATCTGGTACTATGCGGATAAATGTACGTTAATAGACGGTGGAAAACACAATCATGACAATTTTATAGTTTCAACAATTCTCTCAACCAATTCACAACTACAAGCCGCTAGACTAGCTAGGATCTCCGTTGAGACTTACGTCAAACAGGTAGAGTGGTATAAAAGATATAAAGAAGAAGGACTTGATTTATCTGAAATTCCAGAAGAGTTTATATTTCAAAAAAAAGGGAGGAAATCTTTTGTAGCAAATCCGGGTTTTCCGGTTGCAGATGTAATCTTTCAAAACGGTAAAAAGAGCCAGATAGATCCAAACGACTTTTTAGAAGAGCTAAAATATGGTGACGTAAAACTTCCAAAAAAGACGAGAGAGATATATATCTATCTGCCTCTTAGAATGATGGAGATTTTTTCAACCGTAAAACTTTTTAGCAGTATAGATCTAAAAACCGGCAAAAAAACTTCCTCACCTTTTATGTTCTATAGTGAAAGATTTAAAGATACAAAAGATCTCCTCATATTTGAAAGAGGAGTGGCGCTTGATAAAAAAAGTGGAGTTTTACTTATCGGTAAACAGAAAGTCCCTATAAAAGATTTTTTTACGGTAGGGTTTACAAAAGATGGAAAAGTTGTTAAACAAAAACAGAGTCTGCGCAAAAACGCTCCTTTAAGCGTGATCTCTTTGTCAAGTTATCAATCTTTTTTGATAGTCGATGATGAGATGTTAAACTCTTTATATATCCAGATGTTTGTTTTTGACAACTATGATAAAGATCTGTTTGAGCCAATAGTTATATCTCCTTGGAGCAAGATTTATCGTGTTAAGATATAA
- a CDS encoding asparaginase domain-containing protein — protein MEIAIINTGGTFNKRYDPIKGELIVPKDNLAIENILKSYHTNLDYVLKGMIFKDSLEMDDKDRESLLNEIKNAQTKKVLIVHGTDTMQKSAAFIAKNIEEKCVVFTGAMEPFSINPVEATANFTLALAKLLLDYEHGVFIAMHSLVLPYNKIIKDRERGVFCRK, from the coding sequence TTGGAGATAGCGATTATCAATACCGGAGGGACCTTCAATAAAAGATATGATCCCATAAAGGGAGAGTTGATAGTTCCCAAAGATAACTTAGCTATAGAGAATATTTTAAAAAGTTATCATACAAACTTAGATTATGTACTAAAAGGGATGATATTTAAAGATAGTCTTGAAATGGACGATAAAGATAGAGAGAGTCTGCTAAACGAGATAAAAAATGCTCAAACTAAAAAGGTTTTAATAGTTCACGGAACGGATACTATGCAAAAGAGTGCGGCCTTCATAGCAAAAAATATTGAAGAAAAATGTGTCGTATTTACCGGTGCTATGGAGCCTTTTTCCATAAATCCGGTCGAAGCGACGGCAAATTTTACTTTGGCTTTAGCAAAACTTCTTTTGGATTATGAGCATGGGGTTTTTATAGCTATGCACTCTTTGGTTCTTCCTTATAATAAAATTATAAAAGATAGAGAGAGGGGAGTTTTTTGTCGAAAATAA
- the mfd gene encoding transcription-repair coupling factor, whose product MQAKVFEFLKKEIPDILVVTDEKEAKEVLDVAKYLDIEAVVLPDFRARFGDDLRSFKEELEELLSALDIYYTKKTLLISAYQTLSNYLPSPKYFKSFSLEFGDRVDLGELKNRLLYWGYEFVDIVETKGEVSFRGDIIDIYPKDSKPVRISLFDDEIESIRYFDETTQKSFKDELESIRVTPALFGLDESEYEKLLNRIKETESDVFVKDIASLGFWYLDEKINLLDGKRAFLVSGIKDEIDSLYEESFEFVPKSSFDLPIIEEARDYKDIEVININSLIKFRKDKKIKVIAKNETVVRRSALDSFEGLKFIYKDIVLNIESDEELIISLNKREKFKRVKKAKVLLDELKPGDYVVHDNHGIAIFSGIEAVTVLGATKDFLVLKYQGDDRLLVPVENIDLIDRYIADSGAIPVLDRLGSSSFAKLKKKVKEKLFEIANEIVRLAAKRELLKGVVCNVENPEIKIFQKEAGFEYTPDQKEAIEEIFKDLSSGKVMDRLLSGDVGFGKTEVAMNAIFAVVKSGYQAAFLAPTTLLSNQHYKTLQERFEKFGIKVARLDRFVSSKEKKIVLQKLKEGSIDVVVGTHSILGVEFAKLALIVIDEEHKFGVKQKEKLKAMSENVHVLSMSATPIPRSLNMALSRLKEFSELRTPPQGKKEVRTYVKEYNEKLVKEVILRELRRGGQIFYIFNSIANIESKKEELLEILPNLKILVLHSKVSASVTEKELLNFYQKKYDLLLSTSIVESGLHMPNVNTIIVDGADRFGMADLHQLRGRVGRGKKEGYCYFMVENKERLTDEAKKRLVALESNSYLGSGQVLAMHDLEIRGGGNIIGAQQSGHIKNIGYSLYLKMLEEALNLLTTGKMEEKPKIEIKLAINAYISKELVSEDRLRLDLYRRLGQCEEVDEVYDIEEEIADRFGKLDNVTKQFLDVVIMKILGLKKGIKTISNYNENITIEYNDGKKEFLKARSKDEDDLIDTVLRKLRGS is encoded by the coding sequence CTGCAAGCTAAAGTTTTTGAGTTTTTAAAAAAAGAGATTCCCGATATTTTAGTAGTAACAGATGAAAAAGAGGCAAAAGAGGTATTGGACGTAGCTAAATATTTAGATATAGAAGCTGTAGTTTTGCCAGACTTTAGGGCAAGATTTGGCGATGATCTAAGAAGCTTCAAAGAGGAACTTGAAGAGCTACTAAGCGCTCTTGATATATACTACACAAAAAAGACTCTTTTGATCTCTGCGTATCAGACACTCTCAAACTATCTCCCCTCGCCAAAATATTTTAAAAGCTTTTCGCTCGAATTTGGAGATAGAGTTGATCTAGGCGAACTTAAAAATAGACTACTTTATTGGGGCTATGAGTTTGTAGATATTGTGGAAACGAAAGGCGAGGTCTCTTTTAGAGGAGATATTATAGATATATATCCTAAAGATTCAAAACCGGTTAGAATCAGTCTTTTTGATGATGAGATAGAGAGTATTAGATATTTTGACGAAACTACGCAAAAGAGTTTTAAGGATGAACTTGAGAGCATAAGAGTCACGCCCGCACTCTTTGGTCTTGATGAAAGCGAGTATGAGAAGCTTTTAAATAGGATCAAAGAGACTGAGAGCGACGTATTTGTTAAAGATATTGCCTCTTTGGGTTTTTGGTATCTTGATGAAAAGATAAATCTGTTGGATGGTAAAAGAGCCTTTTTAGTTAGCGGTATAAAAGATGAGATTGACTCTTTGTATGAAGAGAGTTTCGAGTTTGTTCCAAAAAGTTCTTTTGATTTGCCTATTATCGAGGAAGCTAGAGACTATAAAGATATTGAAGTTATAAACATAAACTCTCTTATAAAGTTCAGAAAAGATAAAAAGATAAAAGTTATCGCTAAAAACGAAACGGTAGTTAGAAGAAGCGCACTAGATAGTTTTGAAGGGTTAAAATTTATCTATAAAGATATAGTTTTAAATATCGAAAGCGATGAAGAACTGATAATATCTCTAAACAAAAGAGAAAAATTTAAAAGGGTGAAAAAAGCCAAAGTTTTACTTGATGAACTAAAACCCGGCGATTATGTAGTTCACGATAATCACGGTATCGCGATTTTTAGCGGTATCGAAGCGGTAACCGTTCTTGGGGCGACTAAAGATTTTTTGGTTCTTAAATACCAAGGTGATGATAGGCTTTTGGTTCCTGTTGAGAATATAGACTTGATAGATAGGTATATTGCTGATAGTGGAGCAATACCGGTTTTAGATAGACTTGGAAGCAGCTCTTTTGCAAAGCTAAAGAAAAAGGTAAAAGAGAAACTTTTTGAGATAGCAAACGAAATAGTAAGGCTTGCGGCAAAAAGAGAGCTTTTAAAAGGTGTAGTTTGCAATGTAGAAAATCCAGAAATTAAAATCTTCCAAAAAGAGGCCGGATTTGAGTATACGCCGGATCAAAAAGAGGCGATAGAGGAGATCTTTAAAGATCTATCTAGCGGTAAGGTTATGGACAGGCTTCTAAGCGGAGATGTGGGTTTTGGAAAAACAGAAGTTGCTATGAACGCCATTTTTGCCGTGGTAAAAAGCGGATATCAGGCTGCTTTTTTGGCTCCTACAACGCTACTTTCAAATCAACACTACAAAACTTTACAAGAGAGGTTTGAAAAGTTCGGTATAAAAGTAGCTAGGCTTGATAGATTTGTAAGTTCCAAAGAGAAAAAGATAGTTCTGCAAAAATTGAAAGAGGGAAGTATAGATGTGGTAGTGGGAACTCACTCCATTTTGGGAGTAGAGTTTGCAAAGCTAGCCCTGATAGTGATAGACGAAGAGCATAAATTTGGCGTAAAACAGAAAGAGAAGCTTAAAGCGATGAGCGAAAATGTTCACGTTCTTAGTATGAGTGCTACTCCGATTCCAAGAAGTCTTAATATGGCTTTAAGTCGTCTTAAAGAGTTTAGTGAACTAAGAACGCCCCCTCAAGGTAAAAAAGAGGTTAGAACCTATGTTAAAGAGTATAACGAAAAGCTCGTTAAAGAGGTAATTTTAAGGGAGCTTAGGCGAGGAGGACAGATATTTTACATCTTCAACTCCATAGCAAATATAGAGTCTAAAAAAGAGGAACTTTTAGAGATTTTGCCAAATCTTAAGATTTTGGTGCTTCACTCAAAGGTTAGCGCCTCCGTTACCGAAAAGGAGCTTTTGAACTTTTATCAAAAAAAATATGATCTGCTTCTATCCACATCTATAGTAGAATCTGGACTTCATATGCCAAACGTAAATACGATCATAGTAGATGGAGCCGATAGATTCGGAATGGCAGATCTTCATCAGCTAAGAGGCCGCGTTGGAAGAGGTAAAAAAGAGGGGTATTGCTACTTTATGGTGGAAAATAAAGAGAGATTAACTGATGAAGCTAAAAAGAGACTTGTGGCGCTTGAGTCCAACTCATATCTTGGAAGCGGACAGGTTTTGGCTATGCACGATTTGGAGATAAGAGGAGGAGGAAACATCATAGGGGCTCAGCAAAGCGGTCATATAAAAAATATCGGATATAGCTTGTATCTGAAAATGCTAGAAGAGGCTTTAAACTTACTAACAACTGGTAAGATGGAAGAAAAACCGAAAATCGAGATAAAGCTTGCCATAAACGCTTATATCTCAAAAGAGCTTGTTAGCGAAGATAGGCTGAGACTAGATCTTTATAGAAGATTAGGCCAGTGTGAAGAAGTGGATGAAGTTTATGATATAGAAGAGGAGATTGCCGATAGATTTGGCAAACTTGACAATGTTACAAAACAGTTTTTGGATGTTGTTATTATGAAGATATTGGGACTTAAAAAAGGTATTAAAACTATCTCTAACTATAATGAAAATATAACTATCGAGTATAATGACGGGAAAAAAGAGTTTTTAAAAGCTAGAAGCAAAGATGAAGATGATCTTATAGATACCGTACTTAGAAAACTTAGGGGAAGTTGA
- a CDS encoding heavy metal translocating P-type ATPase, whose protein sequence is MSKISCDHCNLEFDEKVMIEDEIDGEKKYFCCKGCRGVYHLLKEEGLDSFYDKLGSTKLQPAVKKEDDLKKFDLEGFIKKYVKVRDDGLHEINLIMEGIHCAACVWLNEKVLHQTPGVIEATINYTNNKAKIVWVPEEIKLSKIIETIRSIGYNAYPYDPKLQEERAVKQRRDYYARILVAVFATMNIMWIAIAQYVGLFTGMRRDIKDILNFAEFVLATPTLFYSGWVYYRSAYYGLKHRFVNMDLLVATGATLAYIYSIYAMVTRTGEVYFDSVTMIVTFILVGKYLEVLSKKQAVDTLDSILGTIPTEVTVVKENEKALVMVENVEPGDIIEIKPGEKVVIDGIIVNGSASFDESSLTGESEPVFKKEGDEVLSGSICLDGVVRYRAKKDFSTSLLSNIVSLLEDSITKKPKIERLVNQISGYFSVTILSIAFLTFLGWYFYAGEFEKALIVAISVVVIACPCALGLATPMATLVGIGIAAKRGLLFKEAAFLETMAKSDMLVLDKTGTITEGKPTVITYEKLKDFDESIVLELVKNSNHPISKGVERFIVEKVVRWQGVKEGRSEDEYFCTHTHTHTHTSILKVEEFKEIKAKGMIAKIDGKRVLGGNIELLKEFGIDIEIESENSIFLVAIENELVAIFELSDKIKEGAAEAIAKIKEMGIRVVMLTGDNEKVAKKVADTLGIEEFYAKLLPQDKSAYIDKFHKGGHIIVMAGDGINDSIALACSDIAIAMGSGADVAISVSDIVLLDEKPKSIYEAYKISRRTFKAVKENLALSLIYNTFAVPVAVMGFVNPLVAAISMSLSSLLVVGNSFRIKLSNK, encoded by the coding sequence TTGTCGAAAATAAGCTGCGATCACTGCAATCTCGAATTTGACGAAAAGGTTATGATAGAAGATGAGATTGATGGAGAAAAGAAGTATTTTTGTTGTAAAGGGTGTCGGGGAGTTTATCATCTTTTAAAAGAGGAAGGTCTTGATAGTTTTTACGATAAACTAGGGAGCACGAAGCTTCAGCCTGCGGTTAAGAAAGAGGATGATCTAAAAAAGTTTGATCTAGAAGGTTTTATCAAAAAGTATGTAAAAGTTAGAGATGACGGGTTGCACGAGATAAATCTCATAATGGAGGGGATTCACTGTGCAGCTTGCGTATGGCTTAACGAAAAGGTTCTTCACCAAACTCCCGGAGTCATAGAGGCTACTATCAACTATACCAACAATAAAGCAAAAATTGTTTGGGTTCCAGAAGAGATAAAACTCTCTAAGATTATAGAAACGATCCGCTCCATAGGGTATAACGCTTATCCTTACGATCCAAAACTTCAAGAAGAGAGAGCAGTAAAACAAAGGAGAGACTACTATGCTCGCATACTAGTAGCTGTTTTTGCAACAATGAATATTATGTGGATAGCTATAGCTCAGTATGTAGGACTTTTTACCGGAATGAGACGAGATATCAAAGATATATTGAATTTTGCCGAGTTCGTTTTGGCTACTCCTACTCTTTTTTATAGCGGATGGGTATATTACAGAAGTGCCTATTATGGCTTGAAGCATCGCTTTGTCAATATGGATCTGCTCGTAGCAACAGGAGCTACGCTAGCTTATATCTATTCCATTTATGCCATGGTTACCCGAACTGGAGAGGTTTACTTTGATTCTGTAACTATGATAGTAACATTTATCTTGGTTGGAAAATATCTTGAAGTTTTAAGTAAAAAACAGGCGGTTGATACTCTAGACTCTATCTTGGGTACTATTCCTACCGAAGTTACGGTTGTAAAGGAGAACGAAAAAGCTCTAGTGATGGTGGAAAATGTGGAGCCCGGAGATATCATAGAGATAAAACCTGGCGAAAAAGTTGTTATTGACGGGATTATAGTAAACGGAAGCGCTTCCTTTGACGAAAGCTCTTTAACCGGAGAGAGCGAGCCGGTATTTAAAAAAGAGGGTGATGAGGTATTAAGCGGTTCCATCTGTTTAGACGGGGTAGTCAGATATAGAGCGAAAAAAGATTTTTCCACATCACTTTTATCAAATATCGTTTCACTACTTGAAGACTCCATAACTAAAAAGCCTAAAATAGAGAGACTAGTAAATCAGATCTCGGGATATTTTAGCGTTACGATTCTTTCTATCGCTTTTTTAACTTTTTTAGGGTGGTATTTTTATGCGGGAGAGTTTGAAAAGGCTTTGATAGTAGCTATTTCTGTGGTAGTTATAGCCTGTCCTTGCGCTTTGGGGCTTGCTACTCCGATGGCTACTTTGGTAGGCATAGGTATAGCCGCTAAGAGAGGACTTCTTTTTAAAGAGGCAGCGTTTTTGGAAACTATGGCAAAAAGCGACATGCTTGTTTTGGATAAAACTGGAACGATAACGGAAGGAAAGCCAACGGTTATTACCTATGAGAAGTTAAAAGATTTTGATGAGAGTATCGTTTTAGAACTAGTAAAAAACTCGAATCATCCTATTAGTAAAGGAGTGGAGAGGTTTATAGTAGAGAAGGTGGTAAGGTGGCAAGGGGTGAAGGAGGGAAGGAGTGAAGATGAATATTTTTGTACCCACACTCACACTCACACACACACTTCAATATTGAAGGTCGAAGAGTTTAAAGAGATAAAAGCAAAAGGGATGATTGCTAAAATTGATGGTAAAAGAGTTTTGGGAGGAAATATTGAGCTTTTAAAAGAGTTTGGGATAGATATAGAAATAGAGAGTGAAAATAGTATATTTTTGGTTGCGATAGAAAACGAGCTTGTAGCTATTTTTGAACTTAGCGATAAGATAAAAGAGGGAGCTGCAGAAGCAATTGCGAAAATAAAAGAAATGGGTATAAGAGTTGTAATGTTAACCGGCGATAATGAAAAGGTAGCCAAAAAAGTAGCCGATACGCTTGGGATAGAAGAGTTTTACGCAAAACTTTTGCCACAAGACAAAAGTGCCTACATAGATAAGTTTCATAAAGGGGGACACATCATCGTAATGGCCGGAGACGGTATAAACGACTCTATAGCCCTTGCTTGCAGCGATATAGCTATCGCGATGGGTAGTGGGGCGGATGTGGCCATAAGCGTTAGCGATATAGTTTTACTTGATGAAAAGCCAAAAAGTATATATGAGGCTTATAAGATAAGTAGAAGAACCTTTAAAGCTGTTAAAGAGAATCTCGCACTCTCTTTGATATATAACACTTTTGCGGTTCCAGTAGCGGTGATGGGGTTTGTAAATCCTTTGGTAGCCGCTATTTCCATGTCTTTAAGTTCATTGTTGGTTGTTGGTAATTCGTTTAGAATTAAGTTGAGTAATAAGTGA